A portion of the Celeribacter baekdonensis genome contains these proteins:
- a CDS encoding FliM/FliN family flagellar motor switch protein, with translation MVDDSEDTNAHPFSQVPIEIMISVGKARPLVKDLLKLQSDSVLALDRTVDDPVELYVGDKLIARGELQELDGDQAGQLAVRLTEVADLKNGL, from the coding sequence ATGGTTGACGACAGCGAAGACACCAATGCGCACCCATTTTCACAGGTGCCGATTGAAATCATGATCTCCGTCGGAAAGGCGCGGCCTTTGGTCAAGGATTTGCTCAAACTTCAAAGCGACAGCGTTCTGGCGCTGGACCGTACTGTGGACGACCCCGTCGAACTTTATGTTGGCGACAAATTGATCGCCCGTGGTGAGTTGCAAGAACTCGATGGCGATCAAGCCGGGCAACTTGCGGTTCGTTTGACCGAAGTGGCCGATCTCAAGAACGGGCTGTGA
- a CDS encoding dioxygenase family protein — translation MGIVNLENITDVVIASLGKSGDITDRQREIMTSLIKHLHGFCKDVNLQHGEFLEGCDFLKRAGQTCDENRQEFILLGDILGVEVLVDMLSNPIEGTESESTVLGPFYRENPPVLPKGASTILKHYDNEETAYYEGYIRDAAGNGVAGVTMDVWEDAPNGIYENLDPEQPEYNLRGRFETDENGHYAFVAVRPVPYPIPDNETAGELLRFMGHHPNRPGHMHFIFSKDGYRPLISQIYDAESDWLDNDSVFAVKDSLIGTFKPAAEALGTDLHFEFDFVLKADANATSVAAE, via the coding sequence ATGGGCATTGTAAACCTTGAAAACATCACGGATGTCGTGATCGCGAGTCTGGGCAAGTCCGGTGATATCACCGACCGCCAGCGCGAGATCATGACCTCGCTCATCAAGCACTTGCATGGGTTCTGTAAAGACGTGAACCTGCAACATGGCGAATTTTTGGAAGGGTGCGACTTTCTGAAACGGGCAGGGCAGACCTGTGATGAAAACCGTCAGGAATTCATTCTTTTGGGCGATATTTTGGGTGTTGAAGTGTTGGTCGACATGTTGTCGAACCCCATTGAAGGCACGGAAAGTGAATCGACCGTTCTTGGGCCATTTTACCGCGAAAATCCGCCCGTCCTCCCCAAAGGCGCATCCACGATCCTCAAACATTACGACAATGAGGAAACCGCCTATTACGAAGGGTATATCCGCGACGCAGCCGGCAATGGTGTTGCCGGTGTCACCATGGACGTCTGGGAGGATGCGCCAAACGGAATTTACGAAAACCTCGACCCTGAGCAGCCGGAATACAATCTTCGCGGTCGCTTTGAGACCGATGAAAACGGCCACTACGCCTTTGTTGCCGTTCGGCCTGTGCCCTACCCGATCCCGGACAATGAGACCGCGGGCGAGCTGTTGCGGTTTATGGGGCATCACCCAAACCGTCCCGGCCATATGCACTTTATCTTCTCTAAAGACGGCTATCGCCCTTTGATCAGCCAGATTTACGATGCCGAAAGTGATTGGCTCGACAATGACAGCGTGTTTGCCGTCAAGGACAGCCTGATCGGCACGTTCAAGCCTGCGGCAGAAGCGCTTGGAACCGACTTGCACTTCGAGTTCGACTTCGTCCTCAAGGCGGACGCAAACGCGACATCAGTCGCAGCCGAATAA
- a CDS encoding flagellar biosynthesis protein encodes MKSLFPLEDFGATPKKAPTRQTAQTPVSAPVPAGPSPEEIETNRMAAYEQGYKAGWDDAATAEAEDQGRIGAEFARNLQDLGFTFHEARSHIMKALEPLLSEMVAKVLPQLVAETLGQTILEHLLPMAEDASDAPIQIVISPASRPAIQRLIDESLTIPLEIIEEPSLADGQVYLRMGELEKRIDMDAAVDKIGQAINAVYALNEEAMKHG; translated from the coding sequence ATGAAATCTCTTTTCCCATTGGAAGATTTCGGCGCCACGCCTAAAAAAGCCCCAACCCGGCAGACGGCCCAAACGCCTGTGTCCGCTCCTGTGCCTGCCGGCCCCTCGCCCGAGGAAATCGAAACCAACCGGATGGCCGCATATGAACAGGGCTATAAGGCGGGGTGGGATGACGCCGCAACGGCAGAAGCCGAGGATCAGGGTCGCATTGGTGCGGAATTTGCCCGCAATCTTCAGGACTTAGGCTTCACATTCCACGAAGCCCGATCACACATCATGAAAGCGCTCGAACCTCTGTTATCTGAAATGGTGGCAAAAGTTTTGCCGCAATTGGTAGCGGAAACTTTGGGTCAAACAATTTTGGAACATCTCCTGCCAATGGCCGAAGATGCCTCGGATGCACCGATTCAGATTGTGATCTCTCCAGCATCACGTCCGGCAATTCAGCGTCTCATTGACGAGTCGTTAACCATTCCATTGGAAATCATTGAGGAACCCAGCCTCGCAGACGGACAGGTCTACCTGCGGATGGGAGAGCTGGAAAAAAGGATCGATATGGATGCGGCGGTCGACAAGATCGGCCAAGCCATCAACGCGGTCTATGCATTGAACGAGGAGGCCATGAAACATGGTTGA
- a CDS encoding GntR family transcriptional regulator, producing the protein MPRSRSNTRQNHLKLARQIIEFILEHDLNKGDHLPESVLSEACGVSRTPIRSAFKLLEQKDIVQRREEGGFFLNLTPDALSADISSDLDDMEGSLAARILSDRAERRLSDVQSVSALVRRYGAPRSSVLNSLKILSSDGIVVQLPGRAWAFQPMLDTPNAIEESLAFRLTLEPQAILTPGFQVDSQKIGLMRQQTEEFLQRPDGKLSSSAFLRLDCAFHSFIAESSGNRFARGVLLAHQRLRLSTQKDHTIADFRLRQSLNEHLGILDSLERMQLQLAADQMVLHLRRSQIRKPQTVNRGILPLARGGSL; encoded by the coding sequence ATGCCGAGATCGCGCAGCAACACGCGTCAAAACCACCTAAAGCTGGCCCGCCAGATCATTGAGTTCATTTTAGAGCATGATTTGAATAAGGGAGATCACCTGCCGGAATCGGTCTTGTCCGAGGCGTGTGGGGTGTCGAGAACGCCCATTAGATCCGCATTTAAGCTATTGGAACAAAAAGATATTGTTCAAAGGCGCGAGGAGGGTGGGTTTTTCCTTAATCTCACGCCGGATGCTCTGTCGGCGGACATCTCCTCTGATCTTGATGATATGGAGGGGTCTTTGGCGGCGCGCATTCTCTCGGATCGGGCTGAGCGCCGCCTCTCAGATGTTCAGTCTGTCAGCGCGCTTGTTCGGCGCTACGGCGCACCAAGATCGTCTGTATTAAATTCACTAAAAATACTGTCTTCCGACGGAATCGTTGTTCAGCTTCCGGGCCGCGCTTGGGCGTTTCAGCCGATGTTGGACACGCCAAACGCGATTGAAGAAAGCCTCGCCTTTCGATTGACGCTTGAACCACAGGCCATTTTGACGCCGGGTTTTCAGGTCGACAGCCAAAAGATCGGCTTGATGCGGCAACAGACGGAAGAGTTTCTCCAACGCCCTGATGGCAAGCTCAGTTCCTCGGCTTTTCTACGCTTGGATTGCGCCTTTCACAGCTTCATCGCCGAAAGTTCTGGCAACCGTTTTGCGCGCGGCGTCTTGCTGGCTCATCAGCGCCTGCGCCTCTCGACGCAAAAGGATCACACCATCGCGGATTTTCGCCTGCGCCAATCGCTGAATGAACATCTGGGTATTCTCGACAGTCTGGAGCGGATGCAACTTCAGCTTGCCGCCGACCAAATGGTGCTGCATCTACGGCGCAGCCAGATCCGTAAACCGCAAACGGTCAATCGCGGCATTCTACCCCTCGCGCGCGGAGGCTCATTATGA
- a CDS encoding muconate cycloisomerase family protein codes for MTKIDQIETMILDIPTIRGHVLSMATMRMQSAVLVRMTFSDGSEGLGEGTTIGGLSYGPESPESIQSAIETYIAPALLGRDADNVNGILQLMDKQVRGNRIAKAAVEIALWDGLGKRLGVPVSQLFGGGVADKMPVAWTLASGHSETDIAEALDMMEARRHNIFKLKIGKRSVREDVAHVARIKDALGDAASIRVDINQAWSLSEARWGLKGLQDVGCELVEQPVQARYLDAMAELTRSYEIAVMADEALNGPEDAFAVATHRAADVFAVKIGQSGGLKRAAEVISVGQAAGISLYAGTMLETGLSTAAALQIFSTVETLQWGTELFGPLLLTEDILADPIIYRDFCVEVPQGPGIGISLDPDKIKFFCRGGGGRLQTVAGA; via the coding sequence GTGACGAAAATCGACCAGATCGAAACCATGATCCTCGATATCCCAACCATTCGGGGACATGTGTTGTCGATGGCAACGATGCGGATGCAATCGGCTGTTCTGGTCCGTATGACGTTTTCTGATGGGTCCGAAGGTCTTGGCGAGGGTACAACAATTGGCGGGCTGAGCTACGGTCCGGAAAGCCCGGAAAGCATTCAATCGGCCATTGAGACCTATATTGCACCGGCTCTGCTGGGTCGTGACGCCGATAATGTGAATGGCATCCTTCAGCTCATGGACAAACAGGTGCGCGGCAACCGGATCGCAAAAGCGGCTGTCGAGATTGCCCTTTGGGACGGTTTGGGCAAGCGTCTTGGGGTTCCCGTTTCGCAGCTTTTCGGCGGCGGGGTGGCGGACAAAATGCCCGTGGCGTGGACCTTGGCGTCGGGCCATTCAGAGACAGATATTGCCGAGGCGTTGGACATGATGGAGGCGCGTCGCCACAATATTTTTAAGCTCAAGATCGGAAAGCGTTCCGTGCGGGAAGACGTGGCACATGTCGCCCGGATCAAAGATGCGCTTGGAGATGCGGCCAGCATTCGTGTGGACATCAACCAGGCGTGGTCTCTTTCCGAGGCGCGGTGGGGATTGAAGGGCTTACAAGACGTTGGGTGCGAGTTGGTCGAACAGCCAGTGCAGGCGCGCTACCTCGACGCGATGGCGGAGTTGACCCGGTCCTATGAGATTGCTGTCATGGCGGATGAGGCGCTGAACGGACCCGAGGACGCTTTCGCGGTGGCCACCCATCGTGCCGCTGATGTGTTTGCGGTGAAAATCGGGCAATCTGGCGGACTGAAACGCGCCGCCGAAGTGATTTCGGTCGGGCAGGCGGCGGGGATCAGTCTTTATGCTGGCACAATGCTTGAGACGGGATTGAGCACGGCTGCGGCACTTCAAATCTTTTCGACGGTCGAGACTTTGCAATGGGGTACGGAACTCTTTGGCCCGCTGCTGTTGACCGAAGACATTCTGGCCGACCCCATCATCTACAGGGATTTTTGCGTCGAAGTTCCGCAGGGGCCGGGGATCGGCATCAGTTTGGACCCGGACAAGATCAAATTCTTTTGCCGGGGAGGCGGGGGACGATTGCAAACCGTCGCTGGGGCATAG
- a CDS encoding LysR family transcriptional regulator, which yields MNFKQMTYFIAVAEELHFGRAAERLDMAQPPLSRAIKQIEEDLGAILFNRGRSAITLTQAGERLLERSKSILAQLDDTKLEIRRIGQGAEGRLRIGFVGSSTYGIFPTIIKSFRATYPTVNMSLIPLNNAQLQKQLVSRMIDVAFARPALKDPEFAVKELVIEDLVLALPDTFDTGSRQIADLSKLATHNLILYPEFPRPSYADMVIKACEDAGFTVPMRVFTMDLHTALSLVAIGEGVCIVPASVGSTPRNGIKFLKIEPAIARTSLSLNYRLDEQGVHVQNFVKLAQRVARKLI from the coding sequence ATGAATTTCAAACAGATGACCTATTTCATCGCAGTTGCAGAGGAGCTTCATTTTGGCCGTGCGGCAGAGCGGCTCGACATGGCCCAACCTCCGTTGAGCCGGGCGATAAAACAGATTGAAGAAGACCTTGGAGCAATCCTCTTTAACCGTGGCCGCAGTGCAATCACTCTGACGCAGGCGGGCGAGCGGTTGCTTGAACGCAGCAAATCCATTCTGGCGCAATTGGATGACACAAAACTGGAAATTCGACGGATCGGCCAAGGCGCCGAGGGGCGACTGCGCATCGGGTTTGTTGGTTCTTCGACCTATGGGATTTTTCCAACGATCATAAAATCCTTTCGTGCCACCTACCCGACGGTCAACATGAGTCTGATCCCTTTGAACAATGCTCAACTTCAAAAGCAGCTCGTCTCAAGGATGATCGACGTCGCCTTCGCACGCCCCGCTCTGAAAGATCCTGAATTCGCGGTGAAAGAGCTTGTGATAGAAGATTTGGTCCTTGCCCTGCCGGATACGTTCGACACAGGGTCGCGCCAGATTGCCGACCTTAGCAAACTCGCAACGCATAACCTGATCCTTTACCCGGAATTCCCGCGCCCCAGCTACGCAGATATGGTGATCAAAGCCTGCGAAGATGCCGGTTTCACGGTTCCGATGCGCGTTTTTACCATGGATTTGCACACTGCGCTGAGCCTCGTCGCGATCGGCGAGGGCGTGTGTATCGTCCCCGCCTCGGTCGGATCGACGCCCCGAAACGGGATCAAGTTCCTTAAGATCGAGCCCGCAATCGCACGAACGTCTCTGTCCTTAAATTATCGTCTGGACGAGCAGGGCGTGCATGTTCAGAATTTTGTCAAACTTGCACAGCGCGTCGCGCGAAAACTGATCTGA
- the fliF gene encoding flagellar basal-body MS-ring/collar protein FliF: MQQILSVWSNLDPKRRVIVIGATVLMFAAILGLSRMVTKPSMALLYSGLESSAAGEVVQSLEARGVAYEIRGGAIFVPTSARDELRMTLASEGLPSNSTSGYELLDSLSGFGTTSQMFDAAYWRAKEGEIARTIVSSPQIRSARVLIANPSSQPFKRQIAASASVTVITTSGALSTDQAKAFRYLVASAVSGLAPEDVSVIDGRSGVVVSGDDAAAGTSSSTDRADELRQNVQRLLEARVGVGKAVVEVSLETVTDQESIFEHRFDPEGRVAISSETEERSNSSQDSGNGSVTVASNLPTGAGAAGGDSSSNNSETRERVNYEVSETRREVQRGPGAIKRLTVAVLVDGIRTIDPNTEESVWTPRSEDELASLSALVSSAIGLDETRGDQITIKTMEFEPLLIAGTEAQSSLISGINIDLMSVIQLAVLAVVSLVLGLFVLRPILSKPATAALPAPAESAAERSGMDNMPATIPMPEMPRSSAPALNGEIDGGFELPTLGVVSDFDFGDEDFGISNDPVKRLKRLIEDRQDETVEILRGWMEDTEETA; the protein is encoded by the coding sequence TTGCAACAGATCCTCTCTGTTTGGTCCAACCTCGACCCGAAACGCCGGGTGATTGTCATTGGCGCAACTGTGCTGATGTTCGCCGCGATTCTCGGGCTGTCTCGGATGGTGACCAAACCCTCCATGGCGCTTTTGTATTCCGGACTCGAATCGAGTGCGGCGGGCGAGGTTGTGCAATCGCTTGAGGCACGAGGCGTGGCCTATGAAATTCGTGGAGGCGCGATCTTTGTTCCCACAAGTGCCCGCGATGAGTTGCGCATGACACTTGCCTCCGAAGGGCTGCCTTCGAATTCAACCAGTGGCTATGAATTGCTTGATTCCCTGTCTGGCTTTGGCACCACATCGCAAATGTTCGACGCGGCCTATTGGCGGGCAAAAGAAGGCGAAATCGCACGCACGATTGTTTCATCCCCGCAAATTCGCTCCGCAAGAGTGCTCATCGCCAATCCTTCTTCGCAACCCTTCAAACGCCAAATCGCAGCCTCGGCCTCCGTGACTGTCATCACCACCAGCGGCGCCCTCTCCACGGATCAGGCCAAGGCGTTTCGCTATCTTGTTGCCTCCGCTGTCTCCGGCCTGGCCCCTGAAGACGTATCGGTGATTGATGGTCGCTCCGGCGTGGTCGTCTCGGGCGATGACGCCGCAGCAGGCACATCATCCAGCACAGATCGCGCCGATGAACTGCGCCAGAATGTTCAGCGCTTGCTTGAGGCACGGGTGGGCGTGGGCAAAGCGGTGGTCGAAGTTTCGCTCGAAACGGTGACCGACCAAGAATCCATTTTTGAACATCGATTCGACCCGGAAGGGCGCGTGGCCATCAGTTCCGAAACCGAAGAGCGTTCAAATTCCTCACAAGATTCTGGCAATGGGTCGGTGACAGTCGCCTCCAATCTGCCCACCGGAGCCGGAGCCGCAGGGGGAGATTCGAGCTCAAACAACAGCGAAACACGCGAGCGCGTGAACTATGAGGTCTCGGAAACCCGCCGTGAAGTTCAACGTGGCCCGGGGGCCATCAAAAGGCTGACCGTTGCTGTCTTGGTTGATGGCATCCGAACCATTGATCCTAACACCGAGGAATCCGTCTGGACCCCACGAAGCGAAGATGAACTGGCCTCACTCAGCGCTCTTGTGTCCTCAGCCATCGGGTTAGACGAGACACGCGGTGATCAGATTACAATCAAAACCATGGAGTTCGAGCCTCTCCTCATTGCTGGCACAGAGGCACAAAGTTCGCTGATTTCCGGGATCAATATTGATCTTATGTCTGTCATCCAACTCGCCGTTTTGGCAGTTGTTTCGCTGGTTTTGGGTCTATTTGTACTGCGCCCGATCCTGTCCAAACCGGCCACGGCTGCCCTTCCCGCACCTGCCGAATCCGCCGCCGAGCGGAGCGGAATGGACAATATGCCAGCGACAATACCCATGCCGGAGATGCCGCGTTCCAGTGCGCCTGCGCTCAATGGGGAAATTGACGGTGGCTTTGAGTTGCCAACCCTTGGCGTGGTTTCGGATTTTGACTTTGGCGACGAAGACTTTGGCATCTCCAACGACCCGGTTAAGCGCCTGAAACGACTGATCGAAGACCGTCAGGACGAAACGGTTGAGATCCTGCGTGGCTGGATGGAAGACACGGAGGAGACCGCCTGA
- the fliP gene encoding flagellar type III secretion system pore protein FliP (The bacterial flagellar biogenesis protein FliP forms a type III secretion system (T3SS)-type pore required for flagellar assembly.), with the protein MRRFLLPALILGLALFADTAVAQDITLNLGEDGSLATRSIQIMLLVTVLSIVPGIAVTLTCFPFIVTVLSILRQAIGLQQSPPNMLMVSLAMFLTYFVMEPVFMESWTNGVEPFVNGQVELEEAFTLSVDPFRGFMSNRIDPDTFSQLQELRVDLGEIDGVSRDAPLSLLVPSFLLSEIERAFQIGFLIFLPFLIIDLVVSAILMSMGMMMVPPAIVSLPFKLAFFVVSDGWALISSALVRSYF; encoded by the coding sequence ATGCGGCGTTTCCTACTGCCCGCACTCATTCTTGGTTTGGCGCTTTTTGCAGATACGGCGGTTGCGCAGGACATCACCCTCAATCTTGGCGAGGATGGGTCTCTTGCCACGCGGTCCATCCAAATCATGCTCTTGGTCACAGTGCTCAGCATTGTGCCCGGCATCGCGGTGACGTTGACTTGTTTCCCGTTCATCGTCACCGTTTTGTCCATCCTGCGTCAGGCGATCGGCCTTCAGCAATCTCCCCCAAACATGTTGATGGTCAGCCTCGCGATGTTTTTGACCTATTTCGTGATGGAACCGGTTTTTATGGAAAGCTGGACCAACGGGGTCGAGCCTTTTGTGAATGGCCAAGTCGAACTTGAAGAGGCCTTCACCCTTTCCGTCGATCCGTTTCGCGGCTTTATGTCAAACCGGATCGACCCGGATACCTTTTCGCAACTGCAGGAGTTGAGGGTGGATTTGGGAGAGATCGACGGCGTCTCTCGCGACGCCCCCCTGTCACTCTTGGTTCCGTCTTTCCTCTTGTCGGAAATAGAACGCGCCTTTCAGATCGGGTTTTTGATTTTTCTGCCCTTCCTGATCATCGACCTCGTTGTCTCGGCAATTCTGATGTCGATGGGGATGATGATGGTGCCGCCTGCCATCGTCTCCTTGCCCTTCAAACTGGCGTTTTTCGTGGTCTCCGATGGATGGGCCCTGATATCAAGTGCCTTGGTACGCAGCTATTTTTAG
- a CDS encoding MotE family protein: protein MSDLKHGAGTESHGAADPAVCQTDEETQALIAALLKREKRVGEKEFLVAQKMKEIEVAKAEIIESMGVLEQAEARLEATMVRSQSAAEDDLAKLTTVYESMKPKEAAALFEAMSPDFAAGFLGRMRPDAAGAVMAGLKPETAYTISVILAGRNANAPSE from the coding sequence GTGTCGGATCTTAAACATGGTGCGGGAACAGAATCGCATGGGGCGGCTGATCCGGCTGTGTGTCAAACGGACGAAGAAACTCAGGCGCTGATTGCAGCTCTTCTAAAGCGTGAAAAGCGTGTTGGCGAAAAAGAGTTTTTGGTCGCTCAGAAAATGAAAGAAATTGAAGTCGCAAAGGCTGAAATTATTGAAAGCATGGGCGTTTTAGAACAGGCGGAAGCGCGCCTGGAAGCGACCATGGTTCGTTCACAATCTGCCGCTGAGGACGATTTGGCAAAGCTCACAACCGTCTACGAATCGATGAAACCGAAAGAGGCAGCGGCGTTGTTTGAAGCGATGTCCCCCGATTTTGCCGCCGGTTTCTTGGGTCGGATGCGTCCCGATGCGGCCGGTGCCGTGATGGCGGGCCTAAAGCCCGAAACAGCCTATACAATATCTGTCATTTTGGCGGGCAGAAATGCCAATGCCCCAAGCGAATAA
- a CDS encoding nucleotide disphospho-sugar-binding domain-containing protein, which yields MTKPIIALFPEASFGSALNCVGIAQDLQRYGAIPVFLCHPGFNGVFAEYGFKEYQLPATAPSQPQTEDTWQSFVTAHVAHFNQDPMAQLHSYVAPTWDAIVDTAIRAEDGLETLLKRIKPAGIVLDNVIMFPAIANAGVPWVRVVSCTETEIPDAHVPPYLSGMAADDPARPAFEAAYLEITAPAHHRYNVFRGQRGLPPLPAGLFLEPSPYLNLLLAPTAIRHDRVVPLDERLFVFLEGCVREEAQFDPPPLPVNEGPIVYMSFGSLGAIDTELFARMIEVFATIPARFFVNVGGFLESYSQVPDNVYLGSWFPQPSIVSQADLFIHHGGNNSYCEAMYFGVPSLVMPYCWDGHDNGLRAEQTGTGAFLQRNDWTPEQLREVISALLGDTAMLAHLKTISEQMKATPGTRIAAQSILTVIS from the coding sequence ATGACGAAGCCCATTATTGCCCTTTTCCCCGAAGCCAGTTTTGGCTCTGCTCTCAATTGCGTTGGTATTGCGCAAGACTTGCAACGCTATGGCGCTATCCCGGTGTTCCTATGCCACCCTGGGTTCAACGGTGTTTTTGCCGAATACGGGTTTAAGGAATACCAACTTCCGGCCACAGCACCCTCACAACCGCAAACCGAAGACACATGGCAGAGCTTTGTCACGGCCCATGTCGCCCATTTCAACCAAGATCCCATGGCACAACTGCACAGCTATGTTGCGCCCACTTGGGACGCGATTGTGGACACGGCGATCCGGGCCGAGGACGGGCTTGAGACCCTGCTCAAACGGATCAAACCCGCGGGGATTGTGCTCGACAACGTCATCATGTTTCCGGCCATCGCGAATGCGGGCGTGCCTTGGGTGCGTGTGGTGTCCTGTACCGAAACCGAAATCCCTGATGCACATGTCCCGCCCTATTTGTCGGGCATGGCCGCAGACGATCCTGCGCGCCCGGCCTTTGAGGCGGCCTATCTTGAGATCACGGCCCCGGCGCATCACAGATACAACGTGTTCCGGGGTCAGCGCGGCCTGCCGCCCCTGCCTGCGGGTCTGTTTTTGGAACCTTCGCCTTATTTGAACCTATTGCTGGCCCCCACGGCGATCCGTCATGACCGCGTGGTGCCGCTGGACGAGCGTCTGTTCGTGTTTCTCGAAGGTTGCGTGCGCGAAGAGGCGCAATTCGACCCGCCGCCCCTGCCTGTCAACGAGGGGCCGATTGTCTACATGAGCTTTGGGAGCCTTGGGGCCATCGACACTGAGCTGTTTGCGCGGATGATCGAAGTGTTTGCCACCATTCCCGCCCGGTTCTTTGTCAATGTCGGTGGCTTTTTGGAAAGCTACAGCCAAGTGCCTGACAATGTGTATCTGGGCAGTTGGTTCCCACAGCCCTCGATCGTGTCGCAAGCGGATTTGTTCATCCACCACGGCGGCAACAACAGCTATTGCGAGGCGATGTATTTTGGTGTGCCGTCTCTAGTGATGCCCTATTGTTGGGATGGTCATGACAATGGTCTGCGCGCCGAGCAGACTGGCACGGGTGCGTTTTTGCAGCGCAACGACTGGACGCCCGAACAATTGCGCGAGGTGATCAGCGCGCTTCTGGGAGATACGGCGATGTTGGCCCATCTCAAAACCATTTCTGAGCAGATGAAAGCAACCCCCGGTACGCGCATCGCGGCGCAGTCTATTTTGACAGTGATTTCATAA
- a CDS encoding alpha/beta fold hydrolase gives MSIEPIIGRYLTVTVAGASRRIFFEEAGQGRPVLCLHTAGADTRQWRHLMNDADITASNRLIAFDMPWHGKSLPPEGFETQEYLLTTDAYIETVLAVIDGLGLDRPLLAGCSMGGRIALQLAALHPEKFSGFIAIEASDFQPAWYDIDWFDRPDAHGGEMGAALVSANISPFASQVERSNTLWMFMQSGPGVFRGDLSFYTRDDSLIARLGQIDTAKTPVHIMVGAYDLTCTPEDAKRTVDAIPGATLAVMEELGHFPMSEHPEGFRPFFVEALNKMTKDVVECA, from the coding sequence ATGAGTATTGAACCCATCATTGGGCGCTATCTGACTGTGACGGTCGCTGGCGCATCGCGTCGCATCTTTTTCGAAGAAGCCGGGCAGGGGCGTCCCGTTCTGTGCCTTCACACGGCGGGTGCGGATACCCGCCAATGGCGGCATCTGATGAATGACGCTGACATCACTGCCTCTAACCGTCTGATCGCGTTCGATATGCCGTGGCACGGCAAATCTTTGCCGCCTGAAGGGTTTGAAACGCAGGAATACCTGCTCACAACCGACGCCTATATTGAAACGGTTCTCGCGGTCATTGACGGGCTTGGCCTTGACCGCCCGCTTCTTGCCGGCTGTTCGATGGGGGGGCGCATCGCACTACAGCTTGCTGCGCTGCACCCGGAAAAATTTAGCGGCTTCATTGCCATTGAGGCGTCCGACTTTCAGCCTGCTTGGTATGACATTGACTGGTTTGATCGCCCCGACGCCCATGGTGGCGAAATGGGAGCGGCGCTTGTGTCGGCGAATATCTCTCCTTTCGCGTCACAGGTCGAGCGATCGAACACACTTTGGATGTTTATGCAGTCTGGCCCTGGGGTGTTTCGGGGTGATCTCAGCTTTTACACCCGTGACGATAGCCTGATCGCGCGTTTGGGCCAGATCGACACCGCAAAAACGCCGGTTCACATCATGGTCGGGGCCTACGATCTGACCTGCACGCCCGAAGACGCCAAGCGGACTGTCGACGCGATTCCGGGGGCGACGCTTGCGGTGATGGAGGAGCTTGGGCATTTCCCCATGAGCGAGCATCCAGAAGGCTTTCGTCCCTTTTTTGTGGAGGCGCTGAATAAGATGACGAAAGATGTTGTCGAATGTGCTTGA
- a CDS encoding flagellar basal body-associated FliL family protein → MADAEQLDEEPKKKSKLPLILGVVLMLALGGGGFFAVYSGLLLAPAGGHEEEQLSELEGEPLSLLPSVAFVSVEPLIVNLIDTSGRGRHLRFQAQLEVPLQYEQEVITLLPRVVDILNGYLRAVEVSELENPSALVRLRSQILRRVQIVAGEGRIKDVLIMEFVVN, encoded by the coding sequence ATGGCTGACGCGGAACAGCTCGACGAAGAACCGAAGAAAAAATCAAAACTCCCCCTGATCTTGGGGGTTGTCTTGATGTTGGCTTTGGGAGGCGGGGGATTTTTTGCCGTCTATTCAGGTTTGTTGCTCGCTCCTGCGGGCGGGCATGAAGAAGAGCAATTGAGCGAATTGGAGGGAGAGCCGCTCTCACTTTTACCAAGCGTCGCCTTCGTGTCGGTTGAGCCTTTGATCGTCAATCTCATTGATACCTCTGGGCGAGGTCGCCACCTGCGGTTTCAGGCGCAATTGGAAGTGCCTTTGCAATATGAACAAGAGGTGATCACCCTTCTCCCCCGGGTTGTCGATATTTTGAACGGCTATCTTCGTGCCGTTGAAGTGTCAGAACTTGAAAACCCATCCGCCTTAGTGCGGCTGCGGTCGCAGATTTTGCGGCGGGTGCAGATCGTTGCGGGTGAAGGGCGGATCAAGGACGTTCTCATCATGGAATTCGTGGTCAATTGA